The Syngnathoides biaculeatus isolate LvHL_M chromosome 16, ASM1980259v1, whole genome shotgun sequence DNA segment ggaaagcgttgccctcacagttctgaggactcgggttcaatcccggccccgcctgtgtagtttgcatgttctcccagtgcctgcgtgggttttctccaggtactccgctttcctcccacatcccaaaaacacgcaacattaattggacactctaaattgcccctaggtgtgattgtaagtgcggctgtttgtctcgatgtgctctgcgattggctggcaactagttcaggttgtagtccacctttcacccgaagctcgctaggataggctccagcactccctgcaaccattgtgaggataagcggcaaaaataCAGGGAACAGGCTTTCCACCgcttttatttgtcatttaaaagtCTCCTTTTTGCGCAGTGGGTCGTCGGAGAGAACGGCGTCCTCAAACCAAAGCGAGTTAATCCAAACGTGTACCAGCCGCCATCACTCAAAGGTCAGTGCGAGCGCggttccgtgtgtgtgtgtgtgtgtgtgtgtgtgtgtgtgtgtttgtgtgcgtgtcaaccttgtgtttttgttcctttttatttgttttctgcCACGCTTCGCAATGccttcaaatgtttctttttattacGTATACACAGTATTAACTTCCCCCGCGACGGAAGGGAGGccggaaggaaggaaagaaacagATACTCGAAAGAAACCCATACTTGCAACCCCAACACTGGGTTTGAATCcctaatttcaaatttcagaccGTTGCCCTCACTTCAAAACacgatttgaaaccctaactacaAACCCATAACCGAGGCTTGTGTATCTGTAATAAATTGTACCGTCGAGCTACTTTTAGCCCATCTTTTATATAAGGTTGGACACAGTTTTTGGAGTAAACGTGACAGCAGgttgtgtatgtttgtttgaCGGGAAAGGGGGCGGAGATTAGAGCGGGACAGCTGTGTGTGTGGATCATCCAGGATTACAGTCAGTTGTGTGTACAGCTGtgcaacacatacacacacaaactcagaCACAAACACCGTGCAAATGCTTAcattaacgaaaaaaaaaatgacccttTTGTGCTCTTATGTATGATGTTCTATAACGAGAAGATATCTCACGCCTGCATCGTATTGTCGCCTGCGCGTGAGAGCGAGGCCGCGTGTCACGCGAAGGTTGCATAAGCGGCCTTTTACCAGAATAGGTGACCCGCCGCGGCGCCCGGGTGTACGGGACCCGGGAGAGTGAGGTGACCCAGAGGAAGCGCGAGAAGCGACGTTACGAAAGAGAGGGAAGAGTGGCGACGTAACAAACATCTTGACATCAGTGACGCGAGATAGTTCGGACGAAGGGGCAAGAGGAACTCATCAAACTCGAATTGTGCGATAAAATATACATCACGAGATGGATAAGTGAAGTAAAACCACGGATCTCCGTATTTTAATACAAGAAAAACCTCGagtttttttacttgaaaataatGTGTTCAACATGCAGGAATGCATAGGCAAAGGGGAGGAGCCTGATGTTGGAGCGACAGAGCACTGTTCATGTTGAATGGAAAGCACCCTGGTGGTCCTGCATCAGATGCTCCatagcctcctgcctgatgggaGCAGATGGAAAAGAGGGTGTGCGGGATATGTTTTCTTACCTTCATTACAATTGGATGCCATAGTGAAGCCATTGACAAAAAACAGCTAAATACGCTACCAAAATCTTTGTAGGATTTTCAACAACATCgtctcgtcccaaaaatatgttgaTTTTGCTAATCTGGCGGCAGTAAAAAAACAGCGACCGATTCTGGAACCAATTTTCTCTTGCAAGGGAGGGTTTCGCATTCCAAACGGATACCAGCAAATATGTCTGTTAAATTCAAAGTCGATTGTTTCCAGCTCCGTTAAATCGAGCCTCTACTTTACATAATTTACAGTCGTGTTTTGTGCTTGCATTATCTGTCTTTGCGGGGTATGTGTTGAGGATTTGTTATTAACTGTGCCTGttttatacagtataatacTATTGAGGGCTGttttcttgaggaaaaaaacttgttaaaaacaaattttggtgtaatttttttgtggggggcggGTTGggatggaacagattaattgcatttccattcattccaaTGGGGAAAGACAATTTGAGATCTGCGTGTTTTGCGATATAAGCGTAATTTTAGAATAAATTAAAACTCATGAAGCCAACCTCCACTGTCCAACTCTACCCTAACCCTGTCACTATCTTTAAAAGCAAAGTTTCGATAGAGGACTGTAAGACAAAACATCGACACGGTCAAATTTTGTTATGAGGAAACAGCGAGCTGAAGCGTGCTCAAAACAGAACGCCACACCCCCTCTTATCCTTGTGTCCTTGTGTTGGTGTACCGTCATCTCCCCGTGTATTTGTGTATCTGTGGACGTGTGCGTGCGCAGCCGTGCAGAAGATGGCCGAGGCGCACATGCAGAACTTCGGCGTCTGCCCTCCTCTGGAGGACCCTCGCGAGggcgaggaggacgacgacctCGAGAAAGCTTCTGGTGAGGAGGAGGCTCTCGACCCAGCGTTGAACCGGGCCGCCTGCGACTGTGCTGCGCGCGTTCTTGTTTCTAGTTTCTAGAAAAGGAAGAATACACCCGCGAGCGAATGCCTCGTATTGATACTCCGGGCCTCTTGGGGCCAGTATACTCGATTTTAACAATGTGAAGTTTTGCTTCCATCTCTTACGTCACGTATCCTCGAAAAACTCATAAATAGGATCATCCATAAGTTTAGCACAAGCAAATACTTCATATTAGACACTCCAGAATAGCACAAGACTCATTAGACTCTGGAGGCCAATAGAGGGCAAAttactaccgtaattcctggcctacagagcgcacctggttataagcctcaccccgtacatttggaaaggaaataccatttggtacatacatacgccgcagctgcgtaaaagctgcaagtgcccacatttaaaccgacattaaaacacgagatatttacaaagaaagacggcacacacagagtttaacgctagcgacgctgcgctaatgctagcactgaggcaggagtgctcaatgtgttgaccagtcgatcgcaaggcagtcttggtcaatcccgggatggcgtgccaaaaacaaaacaaagatgtcAGCCAattttccctctaaactgcgatcgtgcgcaattgtgcgtgaaactttctctaacaatgaccgcctctccgccacactctctttttccgaGCTTACCTTACACCagccccgctcttaaagacgtacacttacaattacaaatgttacagtacttatgcagcccattaatgtgttttataatgacagtgtccaccaccgctggtttagttcgcaacacaatctgggcaacgtagagcaaagacgagctagacatgctgcttatgtttactttcgatattaacggagaaagttaaaaaaagaaatggtgttgttttaagatgcaatgactgtcggagtaagtgaataatcgaagaaaaagcggttatactggacgagattttctcttttccgagtgggattgatctggtccgaagccaaagtagaaagtgcaggatgagatggttaaaattccaccttggcacaaaaagctaattctatattttaaatataggaggtaacgtaacattaaccttaaaactgtttggaagcATTCCCTCCCACCCCACCAACCCCCGTCATTGGTAGCTCACGAGAAGCTGACTGcttaaaaagtagatcttggggtaaaaaagtctgggcacccctgtgctAACTCTAGCTGTGCTAACCGGGCCGGTTAAGAAAAAAcatacggcagtaacatgctcgCGCAGCACTAAAGgcgccagaccggtaaaagtgacttcctcggcacatatattccaccggtctcattcttaccttttcagctcgagtgcacccttgcggccgttagaaaaaaatgcacaaattccctgcatcgccgcataaaccgcagggttgaaaaaagtcccggcttataggccggaaattagggtatttgtatttgttttaaggGCTGGAAAAAAGTCACCTAGCAGCTACTGTTAGCAAGTTCAGCACTAGGTAAAATTATTGACAGATAGGGTGTATTCTTTCTTTAGGTTTGTGTTTATTATCCCTCTTCTGGGTCATTTTGTGTCTCCCCCACTCCCACCCAACCCCATCCATCTCCAGGATCATcctaaaactaacaaaaaaaaaagtaaaagtacttCTTCTCCATGCTCAGACCACCAGGAGATGGGGACCGGCGACCCGTCGGAAGCGGCTCCGGGCGCTCAGGAGACGGAAAAGATGATCCAAGCATTGCacgtggaggaggaagaggaagaggaggaggaggaggaggaagggggagAAGGCCGGGGGACGACGGGGGAGAGCAAGTCGCCGGGGAGTAACTGAGTAAACGCTCATTTGATACCAACCAACAGGACTGCGCGACCCACTCGCCTCCCTCTTGCTTGTGGAGACGAGGTCAGTGCGACTTGACGAAGCGCAGTCTAAACACCTTTTAAATCGCGACGCCAAAAACCCGCATCCTcgcgcaaaaaaacaaaaacgcgcCGGGACGTCCCATCGCAAAACGACCCCTGCCGAGCCGGTCGAAGGTTTTGAGCACTGCGGAACCCCAAAAGTCATCGACAGCGGGTACGGAACGCGTTCAGACCCCCTTCGGTTTTTCCCAGTTATactgcagccatttgctaaaatcatttaagttcttttttttttcttcaatgtacacacagcatattgtaattttttttttttttttgcaaatgtactaAAAAAGAATAATTCAAGTACAGTTGATGGAGTCAGTgatgaatataaatataaattacaaaCAGTTCCCGTCGTATTATACGACGATGGGAAGAAAAGAGAACatgtagtgattttttttttaaatactccaAACTTTGTGCCGTGTAAacagaaatgaattaaaaaccgATCCCATTGAACAGACAAACAATTGTCTTGTCTTcccgttttgtgtttttgatgtACAGTAATCCTTTATTTCTAAACTCTCGCGAGGTTTGTTGCCAGTAGAGGTTCAGCGGCACAATATTTCAGACCGCGGCCGTTTTGACCACACGTGCAAATACCGCCGTCTAGTGGCTACCACTAATGACAATTTATTTTCTGCAGTTGtatcctttctttttttgaatcAAGTCATTTACAAACAAGGAAAAacaccaatatatatatatatatatatttttttttttcagtaatgcacccccaaaaatatgtaacattagCACAAGgggtgtgttgttgtttttgtaatggaCCTTTAAAGCGCGAAAAAGCTACCTCGCATGTCCTCCAAGCCGACAGTTACCAGGTCATCAAATCTTTGggttccttttcttcttctatcTTTATAACGCCACCGGGCAAGTTTGCGATTAAACGGATCATAGATAAAATCACCGTGGTTACCATCCGACTGACATTTTCCGCAAAACTCCCCTTCGCGCTTTTTGCGCtgctgtttgtaaaaaaaaacaaaaacttttgaaCAATCTCACGACTGGACGGCGAGGAATTCGTATTTAGACTTTGATTTCCTCCTCTTCACTTTCTCCTCATCCACCCTTTCCTCTTCCCTTCCTCCTCCCGTCCGACGGACGCCCGAGCTCACCACcgctcttttgtttttatgctttTCCATCGACTcgtttttaaatgtgattgccGGTGGTTGTTTTTAAGTGACCAACTGTTCAGAACAATGTCagaataaaacactttttttcccccgccttTACTGGTTTTGTCTTATTTACAGCGTCTGAAACGTATAATACAATATCATAACGATGTCCCTTGAGTCTGGACACGTGCACATTTTCAAGAAATGGaattttcaacaaatatttaacaaataaGATTCGCAATGATTATGAAGATTGATACATTTTACACTTGTCATCATTTGCAGTCTTTCTGCACACCCCGTATAGTATAATTAAATTAAtctaaattacatttattttgcatgGGACATGCAAAGTCCTCACATCTCGCTCTTCCCCTTTCACTCGTTTCATTCATACACAGATTTTGACTTACTTCTGCTAATATTTACTTCCTCCACGCGCTCCCTACTCTCGATGAAGATGTGATCTACGAACATCACGGCCCATGGGAattccagtcgaacctcat contains these protein-coding regions:
- the ppp1r1b gene encoding protein phosphatase 1 regulatory subunit 1B isoform X1, with translation MEPSASTEVEPKERRKIQFAVPTAAATNLDPRQVEMIRRRRPTPATLFRVADHASPEDDQSSHQVKWVVGENGVLKPKRVNPNVYQPPSLKAVQKMAEAHMQNFGVCPPLEDPREGEEDDDLEKASDHQEMGTGDPSEAAPGAQETEKMIQALHVEEEEEEEEEEEEGGEGRGTTGESKSPGSN
- the ppp1r1b gene encoding protein phosphatase 1 regulatory subunit 1B isoform X3, whose product is MEPSASTEVEPKERRKIQFAVPTAAATNLDPRQVEMIRRRRPTPATLFRVADHASPEDDQSSHQVKWVVGENGVLKPKRVNPNVYQPPSLKDHQEMGTGDPSEAAPGAQETEKMIQALHVEEEEEEEEEEEEGGEGRGTTGESKSPGSN
- the ppp1r1b gene encoding protein phosphatase 1 regulatory subunit 1B isoform X2, encoding MEPSASTEVEPKERRKIQFAVPTAAATNLDPRQVEMIRRRRPTPATLFRVADHASPEDDQSSHQWVVGENGVLKPKRVNPNVYQPPSLKAVQKMAEAHMQNFGVCPPLEDPREGEEDDDLEKASDHQEMGTGDPSEAAPGAQETEKMIQALHVEEEEEEEEEEEEGGEGRGTTGESKSPGSN
- the ppp1r1b gene encoding protein phosphatase 1 regulatory subunit 1B isoform X5, translated to MEPSASTEVEPKERRKIQFAVPTAAATNLDPRQVEMIRRRRPTPATLFRVADHASPEDDQSSHQWVVGENGVLKPKRVNPNVYQPPSLKDHQEMGTGDPSEAAPGAQETEKMIQALHVEEEEEEEEEEEEGGEGRGTTGESKSPGSN
- the ppp1r1b gene encoding protein phosphatase 1 regulatory subunit 1B isoform X4 — encoded protein: MIRRRRPTPATLFRVADHASPEDDQSSHQVKWVVGENGVLKPKRVNPNVYQPPSLKAVQKMAEAHMQNFGVCPPLEDPREGEEDDDLEKASDHQEMGTGDPSEAAPGAQETEKMIQALHVEEEEEEEEEEEEGGEGRGTTGESKSPGSN
- the ppp1r1b gene encoding protein phosphatase 1 regulatory subunit 1B isoform X6; its protein translation is MIRRRRPTPATLFRVADHASPEDDQSSHQWVVGENGVLKPKRVNPNVYQPPSLKAVQKMAEAHMQNFGVCPPLEDPREGEEDDDLEKASDHQEMGTGDPSEAAPGAQETEKMIQALHVEEEEEEEEEEEEGGEGRGTTGESKSPGSN